One Candidatus Hadarchaeales archaeon genomic window carries:
- a CDS encoding transposase, with translation MARRTKRLWTVEEQRSICLQTTAPGVSVAQVARRYALNANVIFKWLRDPRFAPDPDTVPTADPCFLPVEIVDPPVCDGAPSPGDAREPSGTIEIDVAGGHRMRISGRYDPEALARLIRGLSG, from the coding sequence ATGGCGCGTCGAACGAAGCGGCTCTGGACCGTGGAGGAGCAGCGGTCGATCTGTCTCCAGACGACGGCGCCCGGTGTTTCCGTGGCGCAGGTGGCGCGGCGCTACGCGCTGAATGCGAACGTCATCTTCAAATGGCTGCGTGACCCTCGGTTCGCGCCGGACCCGGATACCGTCCCGACGGCGGATCCCTGCTTCCTGCCGGTCGAGATCGTCGATCCCCCGGTTTGCGACGGCGCTCCTTCGCCGGGCGATGCTCGAGAACCGAGTGGGACGATCGAGATCGACGTCGCGGGCGGTCATCGGATGCGGATCAGCGGCCGCTACGATCCCGAGGCTCTCGCTCGGCTGATCCGGGGTCTGTCCGGGTGA